The proteins below are encoded in one region of Pirellulales bacterium:
- a CDS encoding VOC family protein: MHRRSHFVLLCLASQLFGAPLMRAWAEDAMPARFHHVHLNVTDPKKSSQFYSRVFGATPTKYNGVADALFTERSFILLNKVDTPPETKLNTGIWHIGWGGVDVKNEYEWWKRHNVDIHTPLSPLPGNDNFYMYINGPDKELIEINTMGHHRFAHVHFFCTDVNDTVGWYAKHLGLKPRSLTVKKPAGDMSTLAGIWMNFIQCDNVTMIFFGKPDVSPAPPWWPDEPLKEIQPTRGRPIDHIAFSYRSIEPVFERMKAAGVEIVEPISMHDDTKTKSFSVLAPDKVTVEIVEAKPIPEGIWED, encoded by the coding sequence ATGCATCGCCGCAGCCATTTTGTGTTGCTGTGTCTCGCCAGCCAGTTGTTTGGAGCACCGTTGATGCGTGCCTGGGCCGAGGATGCCATGCCTGCGCGGTTTCACCATGTGCATCTGAACGTGACCGATCCGAAGAAATCGTCGCAGTTCTATAGCCGTGTGTTCGGCGCCACGCCCACGAAGTACAACGGCGTGGCTGATGCGCTGTTCACCGAGCGTTCGTTCATTCTGTTGAACAAAGTCGACACGCCGCCCGAGACAAAGCTGAATACCGGTATCTGGCACATCGGCTGGGGAGGCGTCGACGTCAAAAACGAATACGAATGGTGGAAACGCCACAACGTCGACATTCATACGCCGCTGTCGCCGCTTCCTGGCAACGACAATTTTTATATGTATATCAATGGGCCCGACAAGGAATTGATCGAGATTAACACGATGGGGCATCATCGCTTTGCCCACGTCCATTTCTTTTGCACGGACGTGAACGACACGGTGGGTTGGTACGCGAAGCATCTGGGGTTGAAACCGCGATCGCTGACCGTGAAGAAACCGGCGGGCGATATGTCGACGCTGGCCGGCATCTGGATGAATTTCATTCAGTGCGACAACGTGACGATGATTTTCTTCGGCAAGCCGGACGTCTCGCCCGCGCCGCCTTGGTGGCCGGACGAACCGCTAAAGGAAATTCAGCCGACTCGCGGCCGGCCGATCGACCATATCGCGTTTTCGTATCGAAGCATCGAGCCCGTCTTCGAACGAATGAAAGCCGCTGGTGTCGAAATCGTCGAGCCCATCTCGATGCACGATGATACCAAGACGAAAAGTTTCTCCGTTCTTGCCCCCGACAAGGTAACTGTCGAAATCGTCGAAGCGAAGCCAATCCCCGAAGGGATTTGGGAGGATTAA
- a CDS encoding neutral/alkaline non-lysosomal ceramidase N-terminal domain-containing protein yields MNRRESVGLLCCAILTLATGSASAADQPLLAGVATVDITPPPGQFMWGYSNRPQAATGKLDPLMARVLMLVSGDVRAAIITLDLGRTPEDSLLADLRERTLSKHKMGDLFVTASHTHAAPSLESLDGKPNKYGPTVIDAIDRAIDEADAKLVPVRLGVGRGTVDIAHNRRHFLPDGRVAMQWRNVEHEPTAPVDKEFVLLRFDGEDGKPLALVVHYACHPVVLGPDNLEYSADFVGETCRQVTEDVGAPCLYLQGGCGNINPYVDKTPRNEQGIELMRKMGQTLAAAVTKTTRDIKTDASPRSSLKFEARSVPVRLRWDVRDPDVKAVLSKMYGARFDRYLAPMLQSGRLRPVLTTLLINDAVALCGMPGEFFVQFQTDLKEHSPIPTTLLVGYTNGYHAYFPTIRDAAAGGYGGKTATYVAPGAGEKLRDEALVTLYKMTDKLHDVPREEDFHLLEYDDVKQQANK; encoded by the coding sequence ATGAACCGTCGCGAGTCGGTCGGGCTGTTGTGTTGTGCCATTTTAACCCTCGCCACTGGTTCGGCTTCGGCGGCTGACCAACCGCTATTGGCCGGCGTAGCCACGGTCGACATTACACCACCGCCCGGGCAGTTCATGTGGGGCTACTCGAATCGCCCGCAGGCCGCGACCGGCAAGCTCGATCCGTTGATGGCCCGCGTGCTAATGCTGGTCAGTGGCGACGTCCGCGCCGCGATCATCACGCTCGACCTGGGACGCACGCCCGAAGATTCGCTGCTGGCCGACCTGCGCGAGCGGACCCTTTCGAAGCACAAAATGGGCGATCTGTTCGTCACGGCCAGTCATACGCACGCGGCTCCCTCGCTCGAATCGCTCGACGGCAAACCGAACAAGTACGGACCAACCGTGATCGACGCCATCGATCGTGCGATCGACGAGGCAGACGCGAAGCTTGTGCCGGTGCGATTGGGGGTGGGGCGCGGCACCGTCGACATCGCGCACAATCGGCGGCACTTCCTGCCTGACGGCCGCGTCGCCATGCAATGGCGCAACGTCGAGCACGAGCCGACCGCGCCGGTCGACAAGGAATTCGTCCTGTTACGTTTCGACGGCGAAGATGGCAAGCCACTGGCGCTGGTCGTGCATTATGCGTGTCATCCCGTCGTTCTCGGGCCGGACAATCTGGAATACAGCGCCGACTTCGTGGGCGAGACTTGCCGGCAAGTTACCGAAGACGTCGGGGCGCCCTGCCTGTACCTGCAAGGGGGCTGCGGCAACATCAATCCCTACGTCGACAAGACGCCGCGCAACGAGCAGGGTATCGAACTGATGCGCAAAATGGGGCAGACATTGGCAGCAGCGGTGACGAAAACTACCCGGGATATCAAAACCGACGCCAGCCCTCGGTCGTCTCTCAAGTTCGAAGCTCGCTCGGTGCCGGTTCGTCTGCGGTGGGATGTCCGCGATCCGGACGTGAAGGCCGTGCTGAGCAAAATGTACGGCGCGCGGTTCGATCGCTATTTGGCACCCATGCTGCAGTCGGGGCGATTGCGCCCCGTGCTGACCACGCTGTTGATCAATGACGCGGTCGCTCTATGCGGCATGCCAGGCGAGTTCTTTGTGCAATTTCAAACCGATCTGAAAGAGCATTCGCCCATCCCGACGACGCTGCTGGTCGGCTATACGAACGGCTATCACGCCTACTTCCCCACGATTCGCGACGCTGCTGCCGGAGGTTACGGCGGCAAGACCGCCACGTACGTCGCGCCCGGCGCCGGCGAAAAGTTGCGCGACGAAGCACTGGTCACGCTTTACAAAATGACCGACAAGCTGCACGACGTCCCCCGCGAGGAAGATTTTCACCTGCTGGAGTACGACGACGTTAAGCAGCAGGCCAACAAGTAA
- a CDS encoding DUF1559 domain-containing protein, with protein MRRRAMTLVELLVVIAIIGILIALLLPAVQSAREAARRVQCQNNLKQIGLALANHEAALKRLPSGQVSQQYPPEPTHPYTFYRWSALAQLLPYMEQANVRDLLDLSLPLYMPGAGYPISAPNLNGIGQMLPMFLCPSDVGEQQKPQTGPTNYVMCAGSGAGGGTPFATDGVFYVNSTTTFADITDGSSHTIAASESLLGFDTIRDPSGAYLGVSPERTYKFVLGFSATPDLTDAKCASAALFNSSAGNGNDPRGFAWCSGEYRCSLYNHYYAPNSPTCDCITSVTVDPTPPPAKPFLYSAYGWRAARSLHPGGVNVLRADGSGQFMPANVDLTIWRALSTRGQSDVVGNE; from the coding sequence ATGCGACGGCGCGCAATGACATTGGTCGAGTTGCTGGTCGTCATCGCGATTATTGGCATCTTGATTGCGCTATTACTCCCCGCGGTGCAGAGTGCGCGCGAAGCGGCCCGCCGCGTGCAATGTCAGAACAATCTCAAGCAGATTGGCCTGGCGCTTGCCAATCACGAGGCGGCGCTGAAGCGTCTGCCATCCGGTCAGGTATCGCAGCAGTATCCGCCGGAACCCACGCATCCCTATACGTTTTATCGTTGGTCGGCGCTGGCGCAATTGCTTCCCTACATGGAGCAAGCGAACGTACGTGATTTGCTCGATCTCTCGCTTCCGCTGTACATGCCGGGTGCCGGCTATCCGATCTCGGCGCCGAACCTGAATGGCATTGGGCAGATGCTGCCGATGTTCCTCTGCCCGAGCGACGTTGGCGAACAGCAGAAGCCGCAGACGGGGCCGACGAATTACGTGATGTGCGCGGGCTCGGGCGCTGGCGGAGGAACACCGTTTGCCACCGATGGTGTTTTCTATGTGAATTCGACAACGACCTTTGCCGACATCACCGACGGCAGCTCGCACACGATCGCCGCCTCGGAAAGCTTGTTGGGATTCGACACGATACGTGATCCTTCCGGTGCGTACCTTGGTGTCAGTCCCGAGCGGACGTACAAGTTCGTGCTCGGCTTCAGCGCAACGCCGGACCTCACCGACGCGAAGTGCGCGAGCGCCGCTCTTTTCAATTCAAGCGCCGGCAACGGTAACGACCCACGTGGGTTTGCGTGGTGCAGCGGCGAGTATCGCTGCTCGCTGTACAACCATTACTACGCGCCGAATTCCCCGACCTGCGATTGCATCACGTCGGTGACTGTCGACCCGACGCCGCCGCCGGCGAAGCCCTTTCTTTATTCAGCCTATGGCTGGCGTGCCGCGCGCAGCCTGCATCCGGGCGGCGTAAACGTGCTGCGGGCGGATGGCTCGGGGCAGTTCATGCCGGCGAACGTCGATCTCACGATCTGGCGTGCCCTCTCCACACGCGGGCAGTCGGACGTCGTCGGAAACGAGTAA
- a CDS encoding PEP-CTERM sorting domain-containing protein — protein MHRCISLVALVAGVAIASSAVAGQLTYTSLPFPTPENRANDLAAANATQTTFLGTLSSFGTETLDEFTSGQLGATASQALTFGASGITATARFSGAFSVPALPVSTPIALVEQPATAGQPAYNNDITFNAPVTAFGSYIIQAGDVDANTITLRLENTILGTSEDVVIGTIGPGASFANVFYFGVTDTDPFNKVTMLFSNSGDGVLFDNITAGNVAVPEPSSLLLLTVGAVLPYLSWRSRRVKMGRAG, from the coding sequence ATGCATCGTTGTATTTCCCTGGTCGCATTGGTTGCCGGCGTCGCGATAGCCTCGTCGGCCGTCGCGGGGCAGTTGACCTATACGAGCCTTCCTTTTCCTACGCCGGAGAATCGTGCCAACGACCTCGCGGCAGCGAATGCAACGCAGACGACGTTTTTAGGGACCTTGAGTTCTTTCGGAACCGAGACTTTGGACGAGTTCACCAGTGGTCAGCTCGGGGCCACGGCTTCGCAGGCACTGACGTTTGGCGCTAGTGGCATCACCGCCACGGCTCGGTTCTCGGGGGCGTTTAGTGTGCCCGCTCTCCCGGTGAGCACGCCGATCGCTCTTGTCGAACAGCCGGCAACTGCCGGTCAACCGGCCTACAACAACGACATCACCTTCAATGCGCCAGTTACGGCGTTCGGCAGCTACATCATTCAGGCGGGTGACGTAGACGCGAATACGATTACCTTGCGCTTGGAGAATACGATCCTGGGCACGAGCGAGGACGTAGTTATCGGAACAATTGGGCCGGGGGCATCGTTTGCGAATGTGTTCTACTTCGGCGTGACGGACACCGACCCGTTCAACAAAGTAACAATGCTGTTCTCAAACAGCGGCGACGGCGTGTTGTTTGACAACATTACGGCTGGCAATGTGGCCGTGCCCGAGCCGAGCAGCTTGCTGCTGTTGACCGTGGGGGCGGTGCTGCCGTACCTGAGTTGGCGGAGCCGTCGTGTGAAGATGGGCCGCGCAGGTTAA
- a CDS encoding SMP-30/gluconolactonase/LRE family protein translates to MLTRNLTCSLLLFSVATLSFNAFFTTTVQADVLVVDRLSNAVYAYSDTGAYLNTVVSDSTNLNAPDGLVVSPDLNHLYVASSQNNEVVEYDYNYHTETATNPQVIATAANGLAMPNSMVFSPDGSKLFVANLNGTGISQLNPDGSNAGPQLAGGTSFGFSGLAFHGSTLLAGGFDGGGGFAGGTVAQSDAGFTSMSDLVPLNATIPGAAGVFVNGNDLYVTGLFGQSLEKFNATTGVQDATFNVSGLAFPQGIMAAPDGQGMLVGILGFAAGTGNISEYSYSGQLLGVFASAGATPGFTEATAFTHVPEPTSLALAGCGAALLALIARRRAKR, encoded by the coding sequence ATGTTGACCCGCAACTTGACTTGCTCTCTGTTGCTCTTTTCTGTAGCGACTCTGTCGTTCAATGCATTCTTTACGACGACCGTGCAGGCAGACGTGCTGGTCGTCGATCGACTCAGCAATGCCGTGTACGCCTACAGCGACACCGGCGCCTATCTCAATACGGTTGTCTCAGACTCCACAAATCTGAACGCGCCCGATGGTTTGGTTGTCTCGCCGGATTTGAACCATCTGTATGTCGCGAGTTCGCAAAACAACGAGGTCGTGGAATACGATTACAACTACCACACGGAAACGGCGACGAATCCGCAGGTGATCGCCACCGCCGCAAACGGCCTGGCCATGCCGAACTCGATGGTGTTTAGCCCTGACGGTTCGAAGTTGTTTGTGGCAAACCTGAACGGCACTGGAATCTCGCAACTGAATCCGGATGGGTCGAACGCCGGCCCGCAACTCGCGGGTGGAACGAGCTTCGGCTTCAGTGGCCTGGCCTTTCACGGCAGCACGCTGTTGGCCGGTGGATTCGACGGCGGTGGTGGATTCGCAGGTGGTACTGTCGCGCAATCAGACGCAGGATTCACTTCGATGTCGGACCTTGTCCCTTTGAATGCCACTATCCCCGGCGCGGCGGGCGTGTTCGTTAACGGCAACGATCTGTACGTGACGGGCTTGTTCGGACAGTCGCTCGAGAAGTTCAACGCCACGACCGGTGTTCAGGATGCGACGTTTAACGTCAGTGGCTTGGCATTTCCGCAAGGAATTATGGCCGCGCCCGATGGACAAGGCATGCTGGTCGGCATTCTGGGATTTGCCGCCGGCACGGGCAATATTTCCGAGTACAGCTACTCGGGGCAACTCTTGGGAGTGTTTGCTTCCGCCGGTGCAACACCGGGCTTTACCGAGGCGACTGCCTTTACACATGTGCCCGAACCGACAAGCCTGGCATTGGCCGGTTGCGGTGCGGCGCTGTTGGCCTTGATTGCGCGTCGGCGCGCCAAGCGATAG
- a CDS encoding DNA-formamidopyrimidine glycosylase family protein yields the protein MPELPDITIYLDALAARIMGERLLQARITSPFLLRTFDPPIAAVSGKNVQTLRRLGKRIAIGLDDDLWLVLHLMIAGRLHWKAPGARLAGKYNLAAFDFHNGSLILTEAGAKRRAALYIVQGEAALAEHDPGGIDVLAADVERFSAVLRSRNHTIKRALADPSLMSGIGNAYSDEILHRARLSPFTLTQKMSDAEIAQLFTATRDVLTEWIERLRREAGETFPEGVTAFRPEMAVHGKFGQPCPVCGAPVQRIRYADNETNYCPGCQTGGQILADRSLSRLLKDDWPRHLDEL from the coding sequence ATGCCCGAGCTCCCCGATATCACGATTTATCTCGACGCACTTGCAGCGCGCATCATGGGCGAGCGACTGTTGCAGGCGCGCATCACGAGTCCGTTTTTATTGCGCACGTTCGATCCGCCAATCGCGGCCGTCTCTGGAAAAAACGTGCAAACATTGCGCCGACTTGGCAAGCGCATCGCCATTGGTCTCGACGATGATCTGTGGCTCGTCTTGCACTTGATGATTGCAGGCCGATTGCACTGGAAGGCGCCCGGCGCGAGGCTGGCGGGTAAATACAATCTGGCTGCTTTCGATTTTCACAATGGATCGCTGATACTCACCGAGGCAGGCGCGAAGCGGCGCGCGGCGCTCTATATCGTTCAGGGGGAAGCGGCGCTTGCCGAACATGATCCCGGTGGCATCGACGTCCTGGCCGCCGACGTCGAGCGATTCTCCGCCGTGCTGCGTTCGCGCAATCACACCATCAAACGCGCGCTGGCGGACCCAAGTCTCATGAGCGGCATCGGCAATGCCTACTCGGACGAGATTCTGCACCGCGCCCGATTGAGCCCCTTCACGCTCACGCAAAAAATGTCGGACGCCGAAATTGCACAGCTCTTCACGGCAACGCGCGACGTCTTGACCGAGTGGATCGAACGCCTGCGGCGCGAGGCGGGCGAAACTTTCCCTGAAGGAGTTACGGCCTTTCGACCCGAGATGGCCGTACACGGCAAGTTCGGCCAGCCTTGCCCGGTGTGCGGTGCGCCGGTGCAGCGCATCCGCTATGCCGACAACGAAACGAATTACTGTCCGGGCTGTCAGACCGGTGGTCAGATTCTGGCCGATCGATCGCTGTCGCGGCTGTTGAAAGATGATTGGCCGCGACATCTAGATGAGCTGTGA
- a CDS encoding DUF1501 domain-containing protein, whose product MLRVTAQTPVRLCDRVSRRELLRIGGLGAFGCTLTELLQPTAQAKTNTPTDPPRGRAKSCIVIFLCGGPSQHATWDPKPNAPAEVRGEFGHIATAVPGMSLGELLPQTATLADRLCLLRAMRTGDNAHSSSGYYMLTGVPHQPLNAENVNPGAPNNWPQFASIVRHLQPDAASLPNAVRLPQHIHNTDGSVWPGQDAGFLGRASDPWLFRCQPASADFRIPEFSLPEELPLDRFHSRQSLLDEIERLRAASRREDASGGSYQKAIDQAFDLLTSREARAAFDLSQESDTSRDRYGRSQFGQSLLLSRRLIEAGVRLVQVNWFRGPDEPFDAPCWDSHVREADRLKKVLMPTFDQAYSALLSDLDGRGMLDETMVVCMSEFGRSPKINVVAGRDHWGSVFSVALAGGGLRGGYIHGASDTIGGEPKDGMVRPQDLLATMFQSLGLSPATEIHDPLGRPFPIARGEVVREIMA is encoded by the coding sequence ATGCTTCGCGTCACGGCCCAAACGCCTGTGCGGCTTTGCGATCGCGTTTCACGACGAGAATTACTACGAATCGGCGGTCTGGGGGCCTTCGGCTGTACTCTGACTGAGTTACTGCAGCCTACGGCGCAGGCTAAGACCAACACGCCCACCGATCCACCGCGAGGTCGGGCAAAGTCGTGCATCGTAATATTCCTCTGTGGCGGTCCCTCGCAGCATGCGACCTGGGATCCGAAGCCCAACGCCCCCGCCGAGGTGCGCGGCGAGTTCGGGCACATCGCAACGGCGGTGCCAGGCATGTCGCTGGGCGAACTGTTGCCACAGACGGCGACGTTGGCCGATCGCTTATGCCTGCTGCGCGCCATGCGCACCGGCGACAACGCGCATTCGTCGAGCGGCTATTACATGTTGACGGGCGTGCCGCATCAGCCGTTGAACGCCGAGAACGTGAATCCTGGCGCCCCGAACAACTGGCCGCAGTTCGCCTCGATCGTTCGGCATTTACAACCTGACGCTGCTTCGCTTCCCAACGCCGTGCGGTTGCCGCAACACATCCACAATACGGACGGTTCGGTCTGGCCTGGCCAGGACGCTGGGTTCCTGGGGCGCGCGAGCGATCCGTGGTTGTTCCGCTGCCAACCGGCATCGGCCGATTTCCGCATTCCCGAATTCTCGCTCCCCGAAGAATTGCCCCTCGACCGATTTCACAGCCGGCAATCATTATTGGACGAGATTGAGCGCCTTCGCGCCGCGTCGCGGCGCGAGGATGCCTCGGGCGGTTCGTATCAAAAAGCGATCGATCAGGCTTTCGATCTGTTGACCTCGCGTGAAGCCCGAGCGGCGTTCGATCTGTCGCAAGAGTCTGATACATCGCGCGACCGGTATGGGCGATCGCAGTTCGGGCAGAGCTTGCTGCTGTCGCGGCGCTTGATCGAGGCCGGCGTGCGACTCGTGCAGGTCAATTGGTTTCGCGGTCCCGACGAGCCGTTCGATGCGCCGTGCTGGGACTCGCACGTCCGCGAAGCTGACCGGCTGAAGAAAGTTCTCATGCCGACGTTCGACCAGGCGTATTCAGCGTTACTGTCGGATTTGGACGGGCGCGGAATGCTCGACGAGACGATGGTCGTCTGCATGTCGGAATTCGGACGCAGCCCGAAGATCAACGTGGTTGCCGGCCGTGACCACTGGGGAAGCGTCTTTTCCGTGGCGCTAGCCGGCGGCGGACTCCGCGGCGGATACATTCACGGCGCTTCGGACACGATCGGGGGCGAGCCAAAAGACGGCATGGTGCGGCCGCAGGATTTGCTGGCCACGATGTTCCAATCGCTGGGGCTTTCGCCCGCGACCGAAATACACGATCCGCTAGGACGCCCCTTCCCGATCGCACGCGGCGAAGTCGTGCGCGAGATCATGGCCTAG
- a CDS encoding DMT family transporter, with protein MKTNQNSTVARLTRIEPFLLGTVLSGVSSLGYSCSNVCLRWLAHCDPLLVSCIKAVPTLFVATALVYLSVARRTMRWPSMPAFLGLATVGIIAQLGGNGFFQWSMGEVGLALTVPLCAGTMIIAATILGRVWLREAVTPRSALALAILISAIVVLSVGAERAPQLAELSTADASITAALAAACFSGISYAVLNVTIRRLVTGSMPMSLVLSTVSAVGVVSLGLVAIARTGWAPLAATAPSDLGVMFIAGSFNAVGFFTLTKALQLVSIVQVNAVSASQSALAAIAGVAIFGESMTTSLVFGVSLTILGLTLVDRGRKMRTPPDSGGSSAAPNEQLVAISPLQLPGSVALPREPTTT; from the coding sequence GTGAAGACCAATCAGAATAGCACCGTGGCCCGGCTGACACGGATCGAGCCCTTCTTGCTCGGTACCGTACTCAGCGGCGTTTCGTCCCTGGGCTACAGTTGCTCAAACGTCTGTTTGCGTTGGCTCGCGCATTGCGATCCGCTGCTGGTGTCGTGCATCAAGGCAGTACCGACGCTGTTCGTGGCCACGGCGTTGGTCTATCTCAGCGTCGCACGCCGGACAATGCGCTGGCCCAGCATGCCGGCCTTCCTGGGGCTGGCCACGGTCGGCATCATCGCGCAGCTCGGCGGCAATGGATTTTTTCAATGGTCGATGGGCGAGGTCGGACTGGCGCTGACAGTTCCGCTCTGCGCCGGCACGATGATCATCGCGGCCACCATTTTGGGGCGAGTCTGGTTGCGCGAGGCGGTCACACCGCGGTCGGCTTTGGCGCTGGCGATCTTGATTTCCGCCATCGTCGTGTTGAGCGTGGGGGCCGAGCGCGCGCCGCAATTGGCCGAACTTTCAACGGCCGACGCTTCGATCACCGCGGCCTTGGCCGCCGCCTGTTTCTCAGGCATCTCTTACGCCGTCTTGAACGTCACGATTCGTCGGCTGGTGACCGGCTCGATGCCGATGAGCCTGGTGCTATCGACCGTCAGCGCCGTGGGAGTCGTCAGTCTAGGGCTGGTCGCGATTGCGCGTACAGGTTGGGCGCCCCTGGCGGCCACGGCACCCAGCGACCTGGGCGTGATGTTCATCGCCGGATCGTTTAACGCGGTCGGTTTTTTCACGCTCACCAAGGCGTTGCAGTTGGTGTCGATCGTGCAAGTGAACGCCGTCAGCGCTTCGCAATCGGCGCTCGCAGCCATAGCAGGCGTGGCGATCTTTGGCGAATCAATGACGACAAGCCTGGTGTTCGGCGTGTCGCTGACGATCCTAGGGCTAACGTTGGTCGACCGCGGACGCAAAATGCGAACGCCTCCGGATAGTGGCGGATCGTCCGCTGCGCCAAACGAGCAATTGGTGGCCATATCGCCGCTTCAATTGCCGGGCAGCGTCGCTCTGCCGCGCGAGCCAACGACCACATAA